Genomic window (Nicotiana sylvestris chromosome 7, ASM39365v2, whole genome shotgun sequence):
CCAACGCCGATATGTGGTAGCATATGCGACCATATAATGCTTATACGGTACGCAAAATGGACCACATAATAGCCCTCCGAAACTGGGCACTTCTACCTCACTCTTGACCGGTCTGCGGTCCGCAAACCTATTCTgaggtcgcataatgcaccgtagAACTTCCCTCCAAAATTTTTGTAATGGAACTGCGATAGGTTGTGTGGCCCGAAAAatgattatgcggccgcataatggtCTAAAAATTTGCCCAAGTTCTGCTTCAGTTTGCAGCAGATCTGCGATCCGCAGATCAGTTATGCAATCGCAGAATGGACCGTAGAAACTCCCTGCACTTCCAAAAAATTTCTTCAACTCCCTAACGCACTGTTCAACCTAAAAAGTCCGAACTCCATCAACGCATAAGTCTACCTTGGCATCACGAAACCCCGAGTTTTAGGTAAAATTTTACGGAGCCTTACATCCTCTCCCGCTTagaatcattcgtcctcgaatgagggtcAAAAGTCGTCATTAGCATCCGCTGTGATTCAACTATTACTTCACATACCAGCAGTCCCCAAATTTTtgactaactccctaaatttctaAAAAATTTGGTAGTGTTTTCCCTATAATTGGGCCTATCTACCTGTCAGAGAATCCTAGAAACCAATCCTAACAATACAACCACAACGATATGAAACAATATGGAAACAACACCAGCAACAACGCCATAAACATTGCAATACCAAGAGGGAGTGTCCTTAACATAAGTTGTACATGGGAAATCATAATTTGCAGAAAATTAGCTCTTAACATCATGGATACAATTACATAGCTATTCAAATAAATTAGGTACTTCTTCTTCATCTATTCCTCGGCTTCCCAGGTGGCCTTCTCAACCTGTTGGTTGCCATAACACTTCCACGGAGGCAATCTTTTTATTTCGCAACTTCTGAACTTGCCTATCAACAATGGCAATTAGAATTTCTTCATAAGTTAGTCCTTCATTAACCTCTATAGTCTCAACCGGAACAATAAGTGATGGATCTCGAACCACCTTCTTCacatggatacatgaaacactgggtgaacTAAAGACATCTCTAGAGGTAGTTCTAGCCTGCAAGCCACCTGATTGATGTACGTTCTGACATAGCTtggactcaatttccccttcttaCCAAACCGCATTACCCCCTTCATGGGgaaaccttcaagaatacccaatcatcctctCGGAACTCCAAATCCCTACGACGTATATCCGAATAGGACTTTTGATGACTCTAGGAAGTTTTCAACCGTTCTGTAATGATCTTAACCTTCTCTatagcctgatgcacgaggtcagTTCTGCGATCTATGGTCCAAATATTTGCCCAAGTTTCTGCTTTAGTCTGCGACAAATCTGCAATCTGTAAATCAGTTGTGTGATCGCATAAAGGAGTGCAAAAATACCCTGCACTTCCAAAAAATTTCTTCAACTCCCCAACGCACGGTCTACCTCGGCACCATGAAACCCCGAGTTTTAGGTAAAATTTTATAGGGCCTTACATCAACTCACCTTCCCCATAATTCCCATGTTTCTTGTActccttccccccccccctcccgaCTCAATTTCCTTCAATAATTTAAATATTCTTTTTAAAATTCACACAAACCCAAAGGAACTAATGTGCTACTTTATTTTTTCACACAAGAACAACgttaaaatttgaacttgataactattttgttgaaaaagaaagtatcttttctacaacatgaaaggaaattACTCGTTTTgttgaatgaaagaaaatattttttctacattatgaaaagaaaatactcagtTTGTTGAAAtgtgaaaatattttttctatatcatgaaaagaaagtgcTCGTTTcgttaaaatgaaagaaaatactttttttacatcatgaaaagaaagtactcgcTTTATTGGGggaaaaaatactttttctatttcagaaaaagaaaatacttagTTTGTTGAAATGAAGGAAactactttttctacatcatgaaaagaaagtactcattttttgaaatattttttctatttcaggaaaagaaaatacataatttgttgaaattaaagaaaataatttttctatatcatgaaaagaaactactcgttttgttgaaatgaaagaaaatacttttttctaCATCATAAAAAAACGTTCGTGTTCAtttaattgaaataaaagaaaatatttttactacAAGGGGTTGGGGTGGGTGGATTGTGAGCTGGGTATAAGGTAGAGAAGGTTGGaaaaaagttttgaaaaatatattttttttataaaaaaaatatagttttccaattaaaaaaaaataagttgacggaaaaatatttttcaaaatatttaagcTAACCGAATGGATAAAtagcaaaatatttttcaaaaaatattttgcttCCTACCAAAGACACCCTAAATCCACAGTAGTTAAAccaaaagaaacagaaaaaagttTTAGATGACAAAAAGTTTCACGTGACATCAATTGGTCAACTTTTCAGTTCTCACTTCTCCCCATTCTTGACAATGTACGAGAAACACAGTCGATCAAAACAAGAAACAAAAATCTGAGATCTGGTCATAACACAGTTACCCAGTTCAGGCACTAATCACACTCTCTAATTCCATGCTCAGTTCATCAAACTCTGTAGAAAACATGCCCATGGTTCCAAGATTTCTACATAGCCAAAACCGCCTCAAAGATCTTCTCTTACTCTTCTCCACACTTGTAATCTTCTACTTAATCTTCCTTCTTCACCATCTCCACACCCCTAAAACCAACTTCATCCCTAACACCGACTATACCCCCACCACCCCACCCCGCTCCACTAATCTCTCTCTTTCTCACCTCTTTTTCTCCATTGCCGCCGCTTCTTCCTCTTTCTCTCTCCGTCTCCCTTTTATTAACCTTTGGTACAAACCCAATTCCACAAACGCTGTAATTTTCCTCGACACCCCAATTTCCACTACCCTCTCTGTTTCCTCACCTCCAATTCTTGTTTCCTCTGATACTTCGAAGTTTCCTTATTCTTTCCCTTCTGGTCGTCGTTCAGCAATTCGGATTGCTCGTATTGTTAAAGATACTTTTGACTTAGCTAAAAATGTAAACTTTTCGAACACCCGTTGGTTTATTTTTGGTGATGATGATACTGTTTTTTTCACGGAGAATTTGGTTAGTGTTTTGTCGAAATATGATTATGAAAAGTGGTATTATGTTGGGTATAATTCTGAGAGTTATGAGCAGAATGAGAAGTATTCTTTTGATATGGCATTCGGGGGTGGTGGGTTTGCGCTAAGTGCTCCTTTGGCTAAGGTTTTAGCTGGAGTTTTGGATTCTTGTTTGATGAGGTATCCTCATTTGTATGGAAGTGATTCTAGGGTTTTTTCTTGCTTAGCTGAGCTTGGAGTACGTTTGACCCATGAACCTGGATTCCATCAGGTTAATTAATTTTAACTTTATTACTCAATTTTGTTTCTGGGGTTTATTTTTCTTTAGCTACTGCTTC
Coding sequences:
- the LOC104247306 gene encoding uncharacterized protein, with amino-acid sequence MLSSSNSVENMPMVPRFLHSQNRLKDLLLLFSTLVIFYLIFLLHHLHTPKTNFIPNTDYTPTTPPRSTNLSLSHLFFSIAAASSSFSLRLPFINLWYKPNSTNAVIFLDTPISTTLSVSSPPILVSSDTSKFPYSFPSGRRSAIRIARIVKDTFDLAKNVNFSNTRWFIFGDDDTVFFTENLVSVLSKYDYEKWYYVGYNSESYEQNEKYSFDMAFGGGGFALSAPLAKVLAGVLDSCLMRYPHLYGSDSRVFSCLAELGVRLTHEPGFHQVDVRGDLFGILSAHPLSPLLSLHHLDAVEPLFPGMTRIAATEHLFQAVQADPARIFQQTVCYNKSNLLTVSVAWGYAVQVFEGNELLPDLLSRQPTFRPWKRGKSVAAKYMFNTRVLPSDPCERPAVYFLQNVLSSRDGIWNEYVRHDGNCVRSSPTKELAKIRVFSQKLAFDAEQLKAPRRSCCDISSPINETMIIGIRQCGYDELISMQT